GACTTGTTCCAGGACTACTTGCCTTGCTGTTGATGGTGTTGGAGTGGACCTGCCCAAGCCTGCCATCCCCGCTGGGGCCCATCTGCGACCTGAGGGTGCTGAACCATTTCATCAAAGAAGCGCAAGACGCCGAAGTCGCCATGGTGAGCCCGCGGGGATCGTGATACGGCAAACGCTTCACGGCCACGCCATTTCGTCACTCCTGCGCTTGTTTCCTTAGAAGTCATGCCGGAATGGATGCAGCCTGTCTCAGTCCGTCAGCATTCCCCAAACCAGAGTAGACTTTAACGTCTGGGAGAGGAAAAATGTGAGACGTCCATCGACATTCTTGCTGCGAGATCCTGCCGGTAGCTTACCTGTACTTAGCGCGTCACTTGTGTTTTGAGCAAGGCCATGGAGAAAGCCCAGGAAGTGCAGTGCGGACTGTGGCTTCTGCATCAGGCCCTCGGCGTGCTGCGTAGCTCGGTCACCAACGCGGCGCTGCACGGCCACATCGACAACTCGGTGAAGAACGTGCGCAACATCAACGGCGTGCTGCGCAGCCTCAACATTCCGGTGAGTCGGCACGCCCGCGCTCCTTCGACGCACTGTTAAGGTTATATTATTGTTagggtggcggcccggtagtccagtggttagcacgtcggcttcacagtgcagaggtaccgggttcgattccagctccggcctccctgtgtggagtttgcatgttctccccgggcctgcgtgggttttctccgggtgctccggtttcctcccacattccaaaaacatgcgtggcaggctgattgaacactctaaattgtcccgacgcgtgtgagtgtgagtgtgagtgcgaatggttgttcgtttctgtgtgctctgtgattggctggcaaccgattcagggtgtcccccgccaaatgcccgaagacggctgggataggctccagcaccccccgcgacccgagtgaggatcaagcggctcggaagatgaatgaatgaatattgttagGGTTgaatattatttatcctctgcaaagaatgaccaatgggaaaaaaaacaacatatttttgttgataaaataaaatcagaaatgcTTGACAAAAACGAATTGAAACTACATCTTGCGTTCATTACAGGAACTAAAGCTAATATTAAAGTGAAACATGTCCTTCAAAAAGAACAACAGGTTACTTTCCTTTGTTAGACAATACTTAGTGAACTTATTTTTATCTTGCACTCAACAAATtccaactcttaaaaaaaaacaaaataataatgactaaaacaaatcaaagctaaactaaaatgaagcatttttcaaACACCTAAAATTGACAAACCTACTATaaaaacgatttaaaaccaACCACATTTAAAAGACGAAAATGaaactaaaatttaaaaaaaacctacctGGAAGGTAACTCAATCTGCTTCGCATAATTCAAAGCACAACTGTAAACATCTTTACAAACAAAAGAGtttaagacatttaaaagcaaaataaaggAATGAAAAGTAGCTCTCTAAAAATGACTTAACGAAGGTACAGTGCAAGAACACGATTTTGGAAAACAGGATTTGAAAAATTCTTTGAAGGACCTGAATCGTAGATATGGCGGggtagcggggggggggcatattttttaacctggattcatattttttaaccccccccctccccgaggctgacttcacttctgttcGAAGCTTATTCCATTTGCGTGCAGCATCACAGCTAAACGCTGCTTGACCATGTTTGCTTCGAGCAGTCATTTatagatgacattttatgaaggACCTAGCTTGAGTTGTTCTCTCAAATCCATCATGTTGGTGAGCCCTGATCTAAATATTCCTGGTCCAAATAGGGATCCGAGAGATCAATGTGCAGTggcctttccttttttttattttttttatttttgccaaacAGTGATCTTTTTTTGTGCCTCAAAACAAGAGCCAAATTGTTCTCCTTTTCGATGAAATTAAGTCTGTGGGCACTGGAACACATGCCGCTCTTCAAACCACGGCTCCGTTTGCCTCAAAGCAGTTTCATTCTCGATGCCAGGCTCTAGAAACAGGGCTTTAATTTACATAAAtctatagttttgttttttttgtggtccttcTTCATCTAACTGAGTCATTTTGGACTACCGTGACCTTTGTGGGAAAAGTTTGGTCCAGGCGTAACTGCGCCCCagggaacaaacaaaacaaggtcCTCGGAGGCCTGCTTGGACGTGACAAACACCAAAGCTAGACAAACACCAAACACGGAGTGGTATCGACACCAGTAACTTTGGACCAGACATCTTCCCAGAAAATGTTTGCGACATGTGGCCCACAGGTGCTCTCCAGGGTCGGACAAAAGAATCttagttcagttgtatttcgcTTTGAAGTACACCCCCATTTGCTTTGAACCTCTTTCACAAGCGCTTCCTTTTGAAGATGTATTCACGCATGTGACAATTCCATCTTTACGGCAGGAATACACGCCTCCGGCGAGCCTGGAGAGCACATGGCGGGCGTCCACGGCGGCCGACTTGCTCCAAGTGCACGTCAACTTCCTGCGAGGCAAAGTGCGGCTCCTTCTCACGGACGCGCAGGTCTGCCAGCAAGACATTAGCTGATTGCCCCCACTCCACGCTTCTGCCGCTTTATCCTGCCGTGGCGAGAGAAAGGCCTCCCCCCCTTCTGATGACCTACTTGCTAGCTGCTAGAAGTGGTGTGGAATTGAggagacaaaaaacaaagccacaaccatccttctttttttttttttttttaactaagcgAAGTGAGGGCAAAGAACGGTCACAGCCGGAGAGAACGGCACCTTGAAATGTCCTCGCGGACATACGCAAAGAAGCGCGGCTCTTGCACTTTTGGTGTATGTGCCAGTTAAGACTGCACATGGGTGTATTTGTCTCTTGCCTGACAGTTTAACCTTTTGGAATACGGAACGGGATCCGGTGAATAATTGatgacctacaaaaaaaaaaaaaaaaaacgtggatgAGGCCTTGTCACACACTTTCTGtttggtgtttgtttatttgtacacAGTGACCAGGtggcatatcttttttttttataaaaatttcataatgacTATTTATACAGATTTTCTACTTTTGAGCTTTGTATTTGTCAAGTGTTCATCTTGGGCGTGGCTAACAGATGTTTGGAAAAGCCACCGTTTGCTTTGTGTCATCCCGTTCTCTTCCCCCGCACCCCTCAAAAGGATGCAGTGAATGGGGCAGCCAGAGTTCAATCGGGAGTACATGAGAACCCTGAAGCTGCTCCGTCACTATCTGTCAAGCAGAGCCTGCACAGTGATAGCCtgctaaaagaaacaaaaacatcctGCAAACTAACCACGTCTTTGAAGAGCAGGAAAGCCGTCTGTCCTCTGAATCTGCGTCATTTGGATAAAATGGAAGTCCAGCTATTCCAAACTCATTCACTTTTCTTCCttgttgttttcctctttttttttgtttttgttttgttacttgTTGCGCTAGTGCAAGATGCTTTTTGAGGATGTTTGCACATGTTCTCCTTTCCTGTTTTCACATTACCAGTCCAATCACTGTAAAAGTTGCTATTTATGTACAAAATGTTATTCTTGGATAAAGAAATGATAGAAACAAGTGGTCCGTCTTCGTTTTTTCCTTGttagcaaataaacaaatgtgaTCCGAGGACAAACTGACGATTCTAAATTGACACAAGTGTATTAattcacttggaaaaaaaatatccatccattttccactgcttatccggggtcgggtcgcggggggcagcccagccttccctctccccagccacttcttcgagctcttcctgtcAGATCCTGAGGCGtttccaggccagctgggtgacatagtctctccagcgtgtcctgggtcgtccgcggggtctcctgccagcgggacatgcccgaaacacctcaccagggaggcatccgaatcagatgcccgagccacctcatctcatcttctcctctcgatgtgggggggaagcggctcgactctcagcctctcccggatgaccgggCTTCTCACCTtacctctaagggagagcctggacaccctgcggagaaaactcatttcggccgcttgtataaACGGGATCTCGttttttcggtcacgacccatagctcgtgacaaatagatgagggttgggacgtagagcgaccggtaaattgagagcttcgccctttcgctcagctccttctttaccacgacagaccgatacaacgtctgcatcgcagcagacgctgcaccgatccgcctgtcgatctctcgctcccttctgtcaatatcaataaaataaataataaaaaaataatcacttaAGTGGATGTACATTTCCATAAGTGCACTGAAGTGAGGATAAGGAATACGATGCACAAATTGCCGGCTGTGTt
This window of the Hippocampus zosterae strain Florida chromosome 1, ASM2543408v3, whole genome shotgun sequence genome carries:
- the epoa gene encoding erythropoietin isoform X1, coding for MLQNTGRGLLALLLMVLEWTCPSLPSPLGPICDLRVLNHFIKEAQDAEVAMKSCRNGCSLSQSVSIPQTRVDFNVWERKNAMEKAQEVQCGLWLLHQALGVLRSSVTNAALHGHIDNSVKNVRNINGVLRSLNIPEYTPPASLESTWRASTAADLLQVHVNFLRGKVRLLLTDAQVCQQDIS
- the epoa gene encoding erythropoietin isoform X3, whose translation is MLQNTGRGLLALLLMVLEWTCPSLPSPLGPICDLRVLNHFIKEAQDAEVAMKSCRNGCSLSQSVSIPQTRVDFNVWERKNAMEKAQEVQCGLWLLHQALGVLRSSVTNAALHGHIDNSVKNVRNINGVLRSLNIPVSRHARAPSTHYE
- the epoa gene encoding erythropoietin isoform X2; translated protein: MDFAGLLALLLMVLEWTCPSLPSPLGPICDLRVLNHFIKEAQDAEVAMKSCRNGCSLSQSVSIPQTRVDFNVWERKNAMEKAQEVQCGLWLLHQALGVLRSSVTNAALHGHIDNSVKNVRNINGVLRSLNIPEYTPPASLESTWRASTAADLLQVHVNFLRGKVRLLLTDAQVCQQDIS